In a single window of the Deinococcus aetherius genome:
- a CDS encoding S8 family serine peptidase: MRKFHGILAIGLGLSLAACSNTNAPTAATVTSRSVTAQATSGTKAYLVGFKSGVGVNSASITKAGGQLKKSWKNLSAALVTLTPEGVAALQGDPSVEYVEADVTRHVEGGPSGVTDDPTTPSTDSGRPGLNPGSNTSTLWVPQGEATYGTVALKSPALNAAGRDGSGVAVCVADTGIDAGHPEFAGKLKGYANFMGDDHPTPWDGNEHGTHVSGTIFAQLGHGSTELMTGMDAGGVVGVAPGVNLYMARVLGDDGSGSSSGVVDGVNWCVGQLRSQGGTEDHVIVSLSLGSEEGSKTEQRAFAKAYEAGALVVAAAGNTGLNEPHYPASYPTVMAVGSINDKGNLSSFSTFGKQVELVAPGENVLSTVPRGMGSGADASAGGVSAYSSVLASNPTTLGDVTAQIAAAGGDGKLCSTDPNLAGKIALISRGTCSFAVKVSNAAKSGAVAAIVYNNTSGTIIMSVAQQQAIPSVSITQQDGQNTLAALANGPVTGHVKIYHSDYAYLNGTSMATPHVSAAAALVWARKPNLTNDQLRALLDNTATDLGANGRDIYFGHGLVNPSKALNGN; the protein is encoded by the coding sequence ATGCGTAAATTCCACGGCATCCTCGCCATCGGTCTTGGCCTCAGCCTCGCCGCGTGCAGTAACACCAATGCGCCGACCGCCGCAACCGTCACCTCCCGAAGCGTGACGGCGCAGGCCACTTCGGGCACGAAAGCCTACCTCGTCGGCTTCAAGAGCGGCGTGGGCGTCAACAGCGCCAGCATCACGAAGGCGGGCGGACAGCTCAAGAAGAGCTGGAAGAACCTCTCCGCCGCCCTCGTGACCCTCACGCCCGAGGGCGTCGCCGCCCTGCAGGGCGACCCGAGCGTGGAGTACGTGGAAGCCGACGTCACCCGCCACGTCGAGGGCGGCCCGTCCGGCGTCACCGACGACCCCACCACTCCCAGCACGGACAGCGGTCGCCCCGGCCTGAACCCCGGCAGCAACACCTCCACCCTCTGGGTGCCGCAAGGTGAAGCGACGTACGGGACGGTCGCCCTGAAGAGTCCCGCCCTGAACGCCGCTGGCAGGGACGGCTCGGGCGTCGCGGTGTGCGTGGCCGACACGGGCATTGACGCGGGCCATCCCGAGTTCGCGGGGAAACTCAAGGGCTACGCGAACTTCATGGGGGATGACCACCCCACCCCCTGGGACGGGAACGAGCACGGCACGCATGTGAGCGGCACGATCTTCGCGCAGCTCGGTCACGGCAGCACAGAACTCATGACCGGCATGGACGCGGGTGGCGTCGTCGGCGTGGCACCCGGCGTGAACCTGTACATGGCGCGCGTGCTGGGTGACGACGGCTCGGGCAGCAGCAGCGGCGTGGTGGACGGCGTGAACTGGTGCGTCGGGCAGCTCAGGAGCCAGGGCGGCACCGAGGACCACGTGATCGTCTCCCTGTCACTCGGCTCTGAAGAGGGCAGCAAGACCGAGCAGCGCGCGTTCGCCAAGGCGTACGAGGCAGGCGCCCTGGTTGTCGCGGCGGCGGGCAACACCGGCCTGAACGAACCCCATTACCCCGCGTCGTACCCGACCGTCATGGCAGTCGGGTCGATCAATGACAAAGGCAACCTGTCGAGCTTCTCCACGTTCGGTAAGCAGGTCGAGCTGGTCGCGCCGGGTGAGAACGTGCTGTCCACCGTGCCGCGCGGCATGGGCTCCGGCGCCGACGCCAGTGCGGGCGGCGTGAGTGCTTACAGCAGCGTGCTCGCCAGCAACCCCACGACCCTGGGGGACGTCACCGCCCAGATCGCGGCGGCAGGCGGGGACGGTAAGCTGTGCAGCACCGACCCGAACCTTGCTGGGAAGATCGCGCTGATCTCGCGCGGTACGTGCAGCTTCGCCGTGAAGGTCAGCAATGCTGCGAAGAGCGGCGCGGTCGCCGCGATCGTGTACAACAACACGAGCGGCACCATCATCATGAGCGTCGCGCAGCAGCAGGCCATCCCTTCGGTGAGCATCACGCAGCAGGACGGCCAGAACACGCTCGCGGCCCTCGCGAACGGACCTGTGACGGGGCACGTGAAGATCTATCACTCGGACTACGCGTACCTGAACGGCACCAGCATGGCGACGCCGCACGTGTCGGCCGCAGCGGCGCTGGTGTGGGCGCGTAAGCCGAACCTGACCAACGACCAGTTGCGCGCCCTGCTCGACAACACTGCGACGGACCTCGGCGCGAACGGGCGGGACATCTACTTCGGGCATGGCCTGGTGAACCCCAGCAAGGCCCTGAACGGCAACTGA
- a CDS encoding carbohydrate ABC transporter permease: MNPARGLRTLPIYALLLLIALLTLGPFLWSLSTSLRGQGENIYALPAPLFPQHPTLGNFFRLTRELPSPGLWRFFGNSLGLAVLDTTLVLLFSTPMAYALARLRFPGRDLILTLVLVTLLVPGAVQIIPWFLTIQKLGLYNTYLGVALPGAVTAFSIFLLRQGFAAIPNELEEAGRIDGASEWQTFWRIMLPLARPVLATLVIFNFVASLNNFLWPLIVLEDRDLFTLPLGLSYLQSHFSFDQRLITAGAVLATVPSVVIYLLFQREFVRGLEGAVKG; the protein is encoded by the coding sequence GTGAACCCCGCGCGCGGCCTGAGAACGCTGCCGATCTACGCCCTGCTCCTCCTGATCGCGCTGCTGACCCTGGGGCCTTTCCTGTGGAGCCTGTCCACCTCGCTGCGCGGGCAGGGCGAGAACATCTACGCGCTGCCCGCGCCGCTCTTTCCGCAGCACCCCACCCTCGGCAACTTCTTCCGGCTCACCCGTGAGCTGCCCTCGCCGGGCCTGTGGCGTTTTTTCGGCAACAGCCTGGGGCTGGCCGTGCTCGACACGACGCTCGTGCTGCTGTTCTCCACGCCGATGGCCTACGCCCTGGCGCGGCTGCGCTTTCCGGGCCGCGACCTGATCCTGACCCTGGTGCTCGTGACCCTGCTCGTGCCGGGGGCGGTGCAGATCATCCCGTGGTTTCTCACCATCCAGAAGCTGGGGCTGTACAACACCTACCTCGGCGTGGCGCTGCCCGGCGCGGTGACGGCCTTTTCGATCTTTCTGCTGAGGCAGGGATTTGCCGCCATCCCCAACGAGCTGGAGGAGGCCGGGCGCATCGACGGGGCGAGCGAGTGGCAGACGTTCTGGCGGATCATGCTGCCCTTGGCCCGCCCGGTGCTCGCCACCCTGGTCATCTTCAACTTCGTGGCCTCCCTCAACAACTTTCTGTGGCCGCTGATCGTGCTGGAGGACCGCGACCTCTTCACGCTGCCGCTGGGCCTGTCGTACCTGCAATCGCACTTCAGCTTCGACCAGCGCCTCATCACCGCCGGGGCCGTGCTCGCTACCGTTCCGAGCGTCGTGATCTACCTGCTGTTCCAGCGCGAATTCGTGCGCGGCCTGGAAGGCGCGGTGAAGGGGTGA
- a CDS encoding carbohydrate ABC transporter permease has protein sequence MRAPSSLAPAVSAPTRRPRPAPWRSAQARFALLMVAPGLLLFTVFGLYPLASTAYLSLTKYDLLSPPRWVGLENYRQLAQDPVFWTATRNSLLYLLVVPVLVLLPLVLAVLVNRPLRGVGLFRTAYYIPVITSSVVIGVMWKWMYASNGLLNSLLAGAGLEGWVKAALGFPRDHIAWLQGTADAPLLPLFALMLVTLWRYTGYYLVIYLAGLQSVSSEYYEAARIDGATAWQQFRWITVPLMRPYILFVTLLASISALQVFDEVVVMTGRPPEGGGPFRATTTLVYYLYEKAFGQALAIGYASAISLALAVLTLLFGVVYYRVVLRAGRDV, from the coding sequence ATGCGTGCTCCCTCCTCCCTTGCGCCCGCCGTCTCCGCCCCGACCAGGCGCCCGCGGCCCGCCCCGTGGCGCAGTGCCCAGGCGCGCTTCGCCCTCCTGATGGTCGCGCCGGGCCTGCTGCTGTTCACCGTGTTCGGCCTGTATCCCCTCGCCTCCACCGCCTACCTGTCCCTCACGAAATACGACCTCCTGAGCCCACCGCGCTGGGTGGGGCTGGAGAACTACCGGCAACTCGCGCAGGACCCGGTGTTCTGGACGGCCACCCGCAACTCGCTGCTGTACCTGCTGGTGGTGCCGGTCCTCGTGCTGCTGCCACTCGTGCTGGCGGTGCTGGTCAACCGCCCCCTGCGCGGCGTGGGCCTGTTTCGCACCGCCTACTACATCCCGGTCATCACCTCCTCGGTGGTGATCGGCGTGATGTGGAAGTGGATGTACGCCTCCAACGGGCTCCTGAACAGCCTGCTGGCCGGGGCGGGGCTGGAGGGGTGGGTCAAGGCGGCCCTGGGATTCCCGCGCGACCACATCGCGTGGCTTCAGGGCACCGCTGACGCGCCGCTGCTGCCGCTGTTCGCGCTGATGCTGGTGACCCTGTGGCGGTACACGGGCTACTACCTCGTGATCTACCTGGCGGGCCTCCAGAGCGTGAGTTCCGAGTATTACGAGGCGGCGCGCATCGACGGGGCCACGGCGTGGCAGCAGTTCCGCTGGATCACCGTGCCGCTGATGCGCCCGTATATCCTCTTCGTGACCCTGCTGGCGTCCATCTCCGCCCTTCAGGTTTTCGACGAGGTGGTCGTCATGACCGGGCGCCCTCCCGAGGGCGGCGGGCCCTTTCGCGCCACGACGACCCTGGTGTACTACCTGTACGAGAAGGCCTTCGGGCAGGCGCTCGCCATCGGGTACGCCTCGGCGATCTCGCTGGCGCTGGCCGTGCTGACGCTTCTCTTCGGCGTCGTGTACTACCGCGTCGTGCTGCGCGCCGGGAGGGACGTGTGA
- a CDS encoding response regulator, producing MHSASSSVLLVEDNEAYSYLTRRLLQSINPALDVHVARDGEEALAFFRRHRPRLVLLDLVVPSPSGLELLQAMKGNEETAHLPVIVLSGHGDDRRVWSAYHQYANAFLIKPDAPDDLHAALVALNDFWFKRVLPSPGTRPVERNPA from the coding sequence ATGCACTCCGCGTCCTCATCGGTTCTGCTCGTCGAGGACAACGAGGCCTACTCGTACCTCACCCGGCGGCTCCTCCAGTCGATCAACCCGGCCCTGGACGTACACGTGGCGAGGGACGGCGAGGAGGCCCTGGCGTTTTTTCGCCGCCACCGTCCCCGACTGGTGCTGCTCGACCTCGTCGTGCCGTCCCCGTCGGGTCTTGAGTTGCTCCAGGCGATGAAAGGCAACGAGGAGACCGCGCATCTTCCCGTGATCGTCCTCTCGGGCCACGGGGATGACCGGCGGGTGTGGAGTGCCTACCATCAGTACGCCAACGCTTTTCTGATCAAACCGGACGCGCCCGATGACCTGCACGCGGCCCTGGTGGCCCTCAACGACTTCTGGTTCAAACGGGTGCTGCCGTCTCCCGGGACGCGGCCAGTCGAACGCAACCCGGCCTGA
- a CDS encoding tyrosine-type recombinase/integrase, with protein sequence MHPVRSGGKITAWRGLASYQDPETGKQRRKSVTRKTRAAAVTALRALIATLPKAARASRRKLEVTALPPATDEASVLAFLHRWLAFKAREVRPTTLRSYTHTLCHIAPHLGHVPLADLTALHVEDAVSALLAGGRSLKTAASSLHTLRMALRQGVRWGVLERNVAEQVRRLRTPTMELKVWTPQQARDFLTVAETHRLYPLFALALSTGMRKGELLGARWEDLNMERGELAVRVGLIRGSTGEWVLGEPKTRASRRTLMLAPDLLEILGRHEREQRAWHGRLGPEAPLFTRAGGANLDPSNVSRVFRMLMRQAGVPRLRFHDLRHTAASLMVRRGVSAKLVSDRLGHADVAFTLRVYTHLYDDQRREAALPLDQLLSGPVKEPGSPSPDELIAQLQRLLAALQREP encoded by the coding sequence GTGCATCCAGTGCGGTCGGGTGGCAAGATCACGGCGTGGCGGGGTCTGGCGAGCTACCAGGACCCCGAGACGGGCAAGCAGCGCCGGAAGTCGGTGACCCGCAAGACCAGGGCGGCGGCGGTCACGGCCCTCCGGGCGTTGATCGCCACGTTGCCGAAGGCGGCCCGGGCTTCCCGTCGCAAGCTGGAGGTCACCGCTCTCCCTCCAGCGACAGACGAGGCGAGCGTCCTGGCCTTCCTGCACCGCTGGTTGGCCTTCAAGGCGCGGGAGGTGCGGCCCACGACCCTGCGCTCGTACACCCACACCCTGTGCCACATCGCACCCCACCTTGGACACGTTCCCCTCGCCGACCTCACCGCCCTGCACGTCGAGGATGCGGTCAGCGCCCTCCTGGCCGGGGGACGCTCCCTGAAGACGGCCGCTTCGTCCCTGCACACGCTGCGAATGGCGCTCCGGCAGGGGGTGCGCTGGGGCGTTTTGGAGCGGAACGTCGCGGAGCAGGTGCGGCGGCTGCGCACACCGACGATGGAGCTGAAGGTGTGGACGCCTCAGCAGGCGCGTGACTTCCTGACGGTGGCCGAAACCCACCGGCTCTACCCGCTGTTCGCGCTGGCACTGAGCACCGGAATGCGCAAGGGTGAGTTGCTCGGCGCCCGCTGGGAGGATCTCAACATGGAGCGGGGGGAGTTGGCGGTCCGGGTGGGCCTCATCCGGGGGAGCACGGGCGAGTGGGTGCTGGGCGAGCCCAAGACGCGCGCAAGTCGGCGCACGCTGATGCTCGCGCCGGACCTGCTGGAGATCCTGGGGCGACACGAGCGGGAGCAGCGGGCCTGGCACGGTCGCTTGGGCCCGGAGGCACCGCTGTTCACGCGGGCAGGTGGGGCCAACCTCGACCCGTCGAACGTCTCACGGGTGTTCCGAATGCTGATGCGGCAGGCCGGGGTGCCCCGGCTGCGCTTCCACGACCTGCGGCACACGGCGGCCAGCCTGATGGTGCGGCGGGGGGTCAGTGCCAAGCTGGTGAGTGACCGCCTGGGACATGCGGATGTCGCGTTCACGCTCCGCGTCTACACCCACCTGTACGACGACCAGCGCCGGGAGGCGGCCCTTCCGCTGGATCAGTTGCTCTCCGGGCCCGTGAAGGAACCCGGGAGCCCGTCCCCGGACGAGCTGATTGCGCAACTGCAACGACTTCTGGCGGCCCTGCAACGAGAGCCATGA
- a CDS encoding ROK family transcriptional regulator gives MLEGHNASRIRQQNLQAIVGSLRSSGTSSRAALAERLGLSRPTLTHALRELIAAELVVELDERQTVNATGRRRAVVALNAAAAHVLSVDIGGTKTALALHDLRGEICAEQVIPTPTANLTALTGAVRAGHRQLAGQHGLAAEPIALAAGVPGVVRPDGRIDNVPNLPILHGAPLGEALAGLFAGVAPGNVTVENDVNLAAVGERLYGVARDLDHFAYLALGTGLGAGVFSGGRLLRGAQGYAGELGEWRLQRTESRSLESELSGEALRLSAAGRGWPAATTFEIVAAALRGERAALEAVFDLLDRLAHASAQLHTLLDLQAVVLGGGLGAALLARWPGELHAALHRHHPRPPTLLASALNEHATLHGGAAWAVTRAWDHLAAVRLAAPRAAPPRRPGPAALSSTLGGQV, from the coding sequence ATGTTGGAGGGCCACAACGCGTCACGCATTCGGCAGCAGAACCTGCAGGCCATCGTCGGCTCCCTCAGAAGTTCCGGGACCAGTTCGCGTGCAGCCCTGGCGGAGCGGCTGGGGCTGAGCCGTCCTACCCTCACACACGCGCTGCGCGAGTTGATCGCCGCAGAGTTGGTGGTCGAGCTGGACGAGCGACAGACCGTGAATGCCACCGGACGACGGCGCGCCGTGGTCGCCCTGAATGCCGCCGCCGCCCATGTCCTGAGCGTGGACATCGGCGGCACCAAGACGGCCCTGGCCCTGCACGACCTGCGTGGCGAGATCTGCGCCGAGCAGGTCATCCCCACCCCGACGGCCAACCTGACCGCCCTGACCGGCGCCGTGCGAGCTGGACATCGACAGCTCGCCGGGCAGCACGGTCTGGCTGCGGAGCCCATCGCGCTCGCGGCGGGTGTGCCCGGCGTCGTGCGCCCGGACGGCCGGATCGACAACGTTCCGAATCTGCCCATCCTGCACGGCGCCCCGCTCGGTGAGGCGCTGGCGGGACTGTTCGCGGGCGTGGCCCCCGGGAACGTGACGGTCGAGAACGACGTCAACCTCGCGGCGGTCGGCGAGCGGCTCTACGGCGTCGCCCGCGACCTTGACCATTTCGCTTACCTGGCCCTGGGCACCGGCCTTGGGGCAGGAGTGTTCTCTGGCGGGCGCCTCCTGCGCGGCGCCCAGGGGTACGCGGGAGAACTTGGAGAGTGGCGACTTCAGCGCACGGAATCCCGTTCGTTGGAGAGCGAGCTCAGTGGCGAGGCCCTGCGCCTGAGCGCCGCAGGGCGGGGCTGGCCGGCCGCCACCACGTTCGAGATCGTGGCGGCGGCCCTGCGCGGTGAACGCGCGGCGCTAGAGGCCGTGTTCGACCTCCTCGACAGGCTGGCCCACGCCTCGGCCCAACTGCACACCCTGCTCGACCTTCAGGCCGTCGTGCTGGGGGGTGGTCTGGGCGCGGCCCTGCTGGCGCGGTGGCCGGGCGAGTTGCACGCTGCCCTGCACCGTCACCACCCCAGGCCACCCACACTCCTCGCCTCGGCGCTCAACGAACACGCCACCCTGCATGGAGGTGCCGCCTGGGCCGTGACGCGGGCCTGGGACCACCTCGCCGCCGTGCGCCTCGCCGCTCCACGTGCGGCACCCCCGCGCCGCCCTGGCCCTGCCGCCCTCTCCTCGACCCTGGGAGGTCAAGTATGA
- a CDS encoding type II toxin-antitoxin system HicB family antitoxin, translating to MKLKIIVHDAEEGGYWAEVPALPGCASQGETLEEVLANMREAIEGCLSVDAQTSEPGARVMEIAI from the coding sequence ATGAAACTCAAGATTATCGTTCACGACGCCGAGGAGGGCGGCTACTGGGCCGAGGTGCCCGCCCTGCCCGGCTGCGCTTCCCAGGGTGAAACACTAGAAGAGGTGCTCGCCAACATGCGCGAGGCCATCGAAGGTTGCCTTTCGGTGGACGCTCAGACGAGCGAACCCGGTGCCCGCGTGATGGAGATTGCCATTTAA
- a CDS encoding anti-sigma regulatory factor, whose product MRVRHAVRALAVAVRFSLVEQTKLVTAASELARNTLVHGGGGVARLERVEGGGRVGLRMTFEDQGPGIPDVGRALQDGFTTGSGLGLGLGGSKRLVGEFQIDSTPGVGTRVTATKWK is encoded by the coding sequence GTGCGGGTGCGCCACGCGGTCCGCGCGCTGGCGGTGGCGGTCAGATTCAGCCTCGTCGAGCAGACGAAGCTCGTCACCGCCGCCTCCGAGCTGGCGCGCAACACACTCGTTCACGGAGGAGGAGGCGTGGCGCGGCTGGAGCGCGTGGAGGGGGGCGGGCGCGTGGGCCTGCGCATGACCTTTGAGGACCAGGGGCCGGGCATTCCCGACGTGGGGCGGGCCCTGCAAGACGGCTTCACGACCGGCAGCGGCCTGGGTCTGGGTCTGGGCGGCTCGAAGCGGCTCGTGGGCGAGTTCCAGATCGACTCCACGCCCGGCGTGGGCACCCGCGTCACCGCCACGAAGTGGAAGTGA
- a CDS encoding STAS domain-containing protein has translation MDRLPILRLGDCLLVTIQVDLHDRLALTLQDDLTNAIARTGARGVLIDISALDIVDSYIGRVLGNIAAMSRVLDAETMIVGMQPAVAITLVELGVTWQHVRTALNVDQGMRRLRASIDGPRGRPEGGRDG, from the coding sequence ATGGACCGCCTGCCGATCCTGCGGCTCGGGGACTGCCTGCTCGTCACGATTCAGGTGGACCTGCACGACCGCCTCGCGCTGACCCTGCAAGACGACCTCACGAACGCCATCGCCCGCACGGGAGCGCGCGGCGTCCTGATCGATATCTCCGCGCTGGACATCGTGGACTCGTACATCGGGCGGGTGCTGGGCAACATCGCCGCAATGAGCCGGGTGCTGGACGCGGAGACCATGATCGTCGGCATGCAACCCGCCGTGGCGATCACGCTGGTGGAACTGGGCGTCACCTGGCAGCACGTGCGCACCGCGCTGAACGTCGATCAGGGCATGCGGAGACTGCGGGCCTCCATCGACGGCCCGCGTGGACGGCCCGAAGGCGGACGTGACGGGTGA
- a CDS encoding type II toxin-antitoxin system HicA family toxin, producing MKQLSGKAFAALLERRGWHLLRVNGSHDIYGKPGESTRLSVPIHGNTPLKIGLQRHFMRVAGLSEDDL from the coding sequence ATGAAGCAGCTTTCCGGAAAAGCGTTCGCGGCTCTGCTGGAGCGGCGCGGTTGGCACCTGCTTCGCGTTAACGGAAGCCACGACATTTACGGCAAGCCTGGCGAAAGTACGCGCCTGTCGGTGCCCATTCACGGCAACACGCCCTTAAAAATTGGTTTGCAACGGCACTTCATGCGTGTGGCGGGCCTGAGCGAGGACGATTTGTAA
- a CDS encoding ABC transporter substrate-binding protein: MNKVLSRAALLAATCALSAAPLTAGAQGSPKVITFWTAEMASYEPLMNGLIKQFETQNPGVQIKWVDVPFGEVQTRLVQAVAAGREPDVVNLSYEWTHRFAAEGALVPLQKYLSKQDLASYLPNILSAMRYGNDVGALPYYLTTEVVLWNKDIFRQAGLDPNKGPTSDADLLRMGRQIKAKTGKYAFMPTGTILGNPYNFFRSYNIPLLSADGKRAAFNTPRAVAALKFWKAAYDQGLMPEETPSAEFKEEVTRFGAGDLAIAITGPWFVGSQLIPNGFDIGKLGIGAYYGIPNAATMDVAVMSGSKYPAEAAKWARFVTSDTAMLAHARFTNGTELPGTTQALRSNFFKQPETSAKTAALNQAYTTLKRISASQMLRARISPPKISTERYDELTTALKDAVKASLLGQKDPQKALADAQATWNKVLAAR, translated from the coding sequence ATGAACAAGGTCCTGTCTCGCGCCGCGCTCCTTGCTGCCACCTGCGCCCTGAGCGCCGCTCCCCTCACCGCGGGTGCCCAGGGCTCGCCCAAGGTCATCACCTTCTGGACCGCCGAGATGGCGTCGTACGAGCCACTCATGAACGGGCTCATCAAGCAGTTCGAGACCCAGAACCCGGGCGTGCAGATCAAGTGGGTGGACGTGCCCTTCGGCGAGGTCCAGACCCGCCTCGTGCAGGCCGTCGCGGCGGGGCGCGAGCCTGACGTGGTGAACCTCTCCTACGAGTGGACCCACCGCTTCGCCGCCGAGGGGGCCCTCGTGCCGCTGCAGAAGTACCTCAGCAAGCAGGACCTCGCCTCGTACCTGCCCAACATCCTGTCGGCGATGCGGTACGGCAACGACGTGGGCGCGCTGCCGTACTACCTCACCACCGAGGTCGTGCTGTGGAACAAGGACATCTTCCGGCAGGCTGGCCTCGACCCCAACAAGGGCCCCACGAGCGACGCGGACCTGCTGCGCATGGGGCGGCAGATCAAGGCGAAGACCGGCAAGTACGCCTTTATGCCCACGGGCACCATCCTGGGCAACCCGTACAACTTCTTCCGGTCGTACAACATCCCGCTGCTGAGCGCCGACGGCAAGCGGGCCGCCTTCAACACCCCGCGCGCAGTGGCCGCCCTTAAATTCTGGAAGGCCGCCTACGACCAGGGCCTGATGCCCGAGGAGACGCCCAGCGCCGAGTTCAAGGAGGAGGTGACCCGCTTCGGTGCCGGGGACCTCGCCATCGCCATCACCGGGCCGTGGTTCGTGGGGAGCCAGCTCATTCCGAACGGTTTTGACATTGGCAAGCTGGGCATCGGGGCGTACTACGGCATCCCGAACGCGGCCACGATGGACGTGGCGGTGATGAGCGGCAGCAAGTACCCCGCCGAGGCTGCCAAGTGGGCCCGCTTCGTGACGAGCGACACGGCCATGCTGGCGCACGCGCGGTTTACCAACGGCACGGAACTGCCCGGCACGACGCAGGCCCTCAGGAGCAATTTCTTCAAGCAGCCCGAGACGAGCGCCAAGACGGCCGCCCTAAATCAGGCGTACACCACCCTCAAACGCATCTCCGCCTCGCAGATGCTGCGGGCGAGGATCAGCCCACCCAAGATCAGCACCGAGCGCTATGACGAGCTGACGACCGCCCTCAAGGACGCGGTCAAGGCCTCGCTGCTGGGGCAGAAGGACCCGCAAAAAGCCCTGGCGGATGCCCAGGCGACCTGGAACAAAGTTCTCGCGGCCCGCTAG
- a CDS encoding STAS domain-containing protein → MDTPQQTVVQAVQHEPEALLQSWLREQLAAPTLRRDLIGEAELTAQSREFLRHFSRAVSAGNLLDTGAGNWTEVRAFLEDLSRQRAAQGFSFSEVATFVFSLKQPLFERLREGSGANLADALWTLTSLLDGLGLYTVEVYQRSREAILERQRQEMLELSTPVVKVWDGVVALPLIGTLDSERTQVVMETLLERIVETGSTLAIIDITGVPTVDTLVAQHLLRTVAAAQLMGADCIISGIRPQIAQTIVHLGIDLSGVTTKASLADALQIAMERTGFRVQRGLPGA, encoded by the coding sequence ATGGATACCCCCCAACAGACCGTTGTTCAAGCCGTGCAGCACGAGCCCGAGGCGCTGCTGCAAAGCTGGCTGCGTGAGCAGCTCGCCGCGCCGACCCTGCGCCGCGATCTCATCGGCGAGGCAGAACTGACCGCGCAGTCGCGGGAGTTCCTGCGTCACTTCTCGCGGGCGGTGAGTGCGGGCAACCTCCTGGACACCGGGGCGGGGAACTGGACCGAGGTCCGCGCCTTTCTGGAGGACCTGTCCCGGCAGCGCGCCGCCCAGGGCTTCTCCTTTTCCGAGGTGGCGACCTTCGTCTTCTCGCTCAAGCAGCCGCTGTTCGAGCGCCTGCGGGAGGGCTCCGGCGCGAACCTGGCCGACGCGCTGTGGACGCTGACCTCGCTGCTCGACGGGCTCGGGCTCTACACCGTCGAGGTCTACCAGCGCAGCCGGGAGGCGATCCTCGAGCGCCAGCGCCAGGAGATGCTGGAGCTGTCCACCCCGGTAGTGAAGGTCTGGGACGGCGTGGTCGCGCTGCCCCTCATCGGCACCCTGGACAGCGAGCGCACCCAGGTCGTGATGGAGACGCTGCTGGAGCGCATCGTCGAGACGGGCTCCACCCTGGCGATCATCGACATCACGGGAGTGCCCACGGTGGACACCCTGGTGGCGCAACACCTGCTGCGTACCGTCGCTGCGGCACAGCTCATGGGCGCGGACTGCATTATCAGCGGCATCCGGCCCCAGATCGCGCAGACCATCGTGCATCTGGGCATCGACCTGAGCGGCGTGACCACCAAGGCGTCGCTGGCCGACGCGCTCCAGATCGCCATGGAGCGCACCGGCTTCCGGGTGCAGCGCGGCCTCCCGGGCGCCTGA